A stretch of Candidatus Desulfatibia profunda DNA encodes these proteins:
- a CDS encoding 30S ribosomal protein THX: protein MGKGDLRTKRGKIARGSHGKTRPKKKKQKKETK from the coding sequence ATGGGAAAAGGCGACTTGAGGACAAAACGCGGCAAAATCGCAAGAGGCAGCCACGGCAAAACCCGTCCCAAAAAGAAAAAACAAAAAAAAGAAACTAAATAA
- the amrS gene encoding AmmeMemoRadiSam system radical SAM enzyme, with the protein MEAYLYESLGDQKVKCNLCNHRCVIKEGGRGICNVRENQEGTLKTLVYGRLISQAVDPIEKKPLYHLYPGSLSYSIATVGCNFRCLFCQNADIAQMPADHKGLIMGKDCTPEEVVNQALKTGCQSIAYTYTEPTVFFEFAFETAKLANQKEIRNVFVTNGYMTAEALRMISPYLDAANVDLKGFTPDFYKTYCGAKLEHVKEALKLMKSLDIFVEITTLLIPGLNDDKKELEALAAFLVNDLGSETPWHISRFHPTYKLTDRPSTPLGTLLAAREIGIKAGLKYVYLGNVPGETGEKTFCYQCGHILIDRWEFHVRQNLIKDHRCSHCGAWIHGVGL; encoded by the coding sequence GTGGAAGCTTATCTTTATGAATCTTTGGGGGATCAGAAGGTAAAATGTAATCTTTGCAACCACCGCTGTGTCATCAAGGAGGGCGGGCGTGGCATATGCAATGTCCGCGAAAACCAGGAAGGAACATTGAAAACACTGGTTTATGGAAGGCTAATTTCTCAAGCCGTAGATCCCATTGAAAAAAAGCCGCTATATCACCTGTATCCGGGAAGTCTTTCCTACTCCATCGCCACCGTCGGTTGCAACTTCAGGTGCCTGTTTTGCCAGAACGCCGATATCGCCCAAATGCCTGCTGATCATAAGGGGCTGATTATGGGCAAAGACTGTACCCCGGAAGAGGTTGTCAATCAGGCCCTAAAAACCGGCTGCCAAAGTATCGCCTATACCTATACCGAGCCGACCGTATTTTTCGAATTTGCTTTTGAAACCGCAAAGCTTGCCAACCAAAAGGAAATCCGGAATGTTTTTGTAACCAACGGATACATGACCGCTGAAGCTTTGCGCATGATAAGTCCCTATCTTGATGCCGCCAATGTCGACTTGAAAGGCTTTACCCCGGATTTCTACAAAACCTATTGTGGAGCCAAGCTGGAGCATGTCAAGGAAGCTTTAAAACTTATGAAATCTTTGGACATTTTTGTGGAGATTACCACCTTGCTGATTCCGGGGTTAAACGATGATAAAAAGGAGCTTGAAGCGCTGGCCGCCTTTTTGGTGAACGATCTGGGCAGTGAAACACCCTGGCATATCAGCCGGTTTCATCCCACTTACAAGTTGACGGATCGGCCTTCTACTCCGCTCGGAACCCTTTTGGCTGCCAGAGAAATCGGTATCAAAGCAGGATTAAAATATGTTTATCTTGGAAATGTTCCGGGCGAGACCGGGGAAAAAACATTTTGTTACCAGTGCGGCCATATCCTCATCGACAGGTGGGAATTTCACGTCAGGCAAAACCTGATCAAGGACCATCGATGCAGCCATTGCGGTGCCTGGATCCATGGGGTCGGACTGTAA
- a CDS encoding methyltransferase domain-containing protein, with protein sequence MGYVFDFNDAKACEEWYELPDNRFAADLESRLMIDMLQPKKRETVLDIGCGTGVSLLPFLEIGLQATGIDPSPYMLAIAKKNLGNRADLHRGFAEDLPFDDNSFNHACLVTTLEFVEAPQKALEEACRVAKDKLFLGFLNRYAIKGIQRRVKGLFVETIYNHAHFFSIWELKKNIRSILGDPPISWRTVCQLPSVSGEFAYRIERSHLAQRCPFGAFAGMVVTLVPRFRTRPLPIPCRAKPSTGAMVG encoded by the coding sequence ATGGGCTATGTATTCGATTTCAATGACGCCAAGGCTTGCGAGGAATGGTACGAACTGCCGGACAATAGATTTGCGGCCGACCTCGAAAGCCGTCTGATGATCGACATGCTCCAGCCGAAAAAGAGAGAAACCGTACTCGATATCGGTTGCGGGACCGGTGTAAGCCTTCTCCCCTTCCTGGAAATAGGGCTTCAGGCGACAGGTATCGATCCGTCACCATATATGCTGGCCATCGCTAAAAAGAACTTGGGTAATCGCGCAGATCTGCACCGCGGATTTGCCGAAGACCTTCCGTTTGATGACAATTCGTTTAACCATGCCTGCCTCGTTACCACCCTGGAATTTGTTGAAGCTCCTCAAAAAGCGCTTGAAGAAGCCTGCCGGGTTGCCAAAGACAAACTGTTTTTGGGATTCTTGAACCGCTATGCGATCAAAGGAATTCAGCGGCGAGTTAAAGGTTTGTTTGTTGAAACCATTTACAACCACGCCCATTTTTTCAGTATCTGGGAACTGAAAAAAAATATCCGGTCCATTTTGGGAGATCCGCCCATATCCTGGAGAACCGTTTGTCAGTTGCCCTCTGTTTCTGGTGAATTCGCATACCGGATAGAACGATCCCATCTGGCCCAACGCTGTCCTTTCGGAGCTTTTGCCGGCATGGTGGTAACCCTTGTTCCCCGCTTTAGAACCAGACCTCTGCCGATCCCTTGCCGTGCCAAACCTTCGACCGGTGCTATGGTAGGATAG
- the nrfD gene encoding polysulfide reductase NrfD, giving the protein MLEKAILGSKRYYGWMTVLLAVIGVGVACYLWQFQFGLGITGMSRDVSWGFYIAQFTFLVGVAASAVMVVLPYYLHNYKAFGRITILGEFLAVASVTMCILFIFVDLGQPTRVFNVLLYPTPNSVLFWDMIVLNGYLFLNIVIGWNVLEAERNNVAPAGWLKPLIYLSIPWAVSIHTVTAYLYCGLPGRGFWLTAILAPRFLSSAFASGPSFLILLCFLVRKLTKFDPGKEQIQSLAKVVAYAICINVFFFLCEVFVVFYSRIPEHMDHLIYLFAGLHGHGALVPWMWTSMILMVVSIILLVNPITRKNENVLIVACITVFIGTWIDKGLGMISGGFVPNPMHHVTEYIPTIPELAISIGVWATGFLVLTALFKIAVSIKEEVSGVA; this is encoded by the coding sequence ATGCTTGAAAAGGCGATTTTAGGAAGCAAGAGATACTATGGATGGATGACGGTCTTGCTGGCCGTTATCGGCGTAGGCGTTGCCTGTTATCTGTGGCAGTTTCAATTCGGCCTGGGGATTACAGGCATGAGCAGGGATGTCTCGTGGGGGTTTTACATTGCCCAGTTTACATTTCTGGTTGGTGTGGCTGCATCGGCCGTAATGGTGGTTCTGCCCTACTACCTGCATAACTATAAAGCATTCGGCCGGATAACAATCCTGGGCGAATTTCTGGCAGTTGCTTCGGTAACCATGTGTATTTTGTTTATCTTTGTTGACCTCGGCCAGCCTACTCGGGTCTTTAACGTCCTTTTGTACCCGACCCCCAATTCGGTTCTTTTCTGGGATATGATTGTTTTAAACGGATACCTGTTTCTGAACATCGTTATCGGCTGGAACGTGCTGGAGGCGGAACGCAACAATGTTGCGCCGGCGGGCTGGCTGAAGCCGCTGATTTATCTTTCGATACCATGGGCCGTCAGTATCCATACGGTTACAGCCTACCTTTACTGCGGCCTTCCGGGCCGGGGTTTCTGGCTGACGGCCATCCTGGCGCCGCGCTTTCTTTCTTCGGCCTTTGCTTCCGGTCCGTCCTTTTTGATTCTGCTGTGCTTCCTTGTCCGCAAGCTGACCAAGTTTGACCCGGGCAAGGAACAGATCCAGTCGCTCGCCAAGGTCGTGGCTTATGCCATTTGCATCAATGTGTTTTTCTTTTTGTGCGAAGTTTTTGTGGTGTTCTACAGCAGGATTCCCGAGCATATGGATCATTTGATATACCTCTTTGCCGGACTGCACGGACATGGTGCCCTGGTTCCCTGGATGTGGACTTCGATGATATTGATGGTGGTTTCGATTATTTTGCTGGTCAATCCGATAACGCGCAAGAATGAAAACGTCCTGATCGTCGCCTGTATCACCGTTTTTATCGGCACCTGGATCGACAAGGGACTGGGAATGATTTCCGGCGGCTTTGTTCCCAATCCGATGCATCATGTTACTGAATACATCCCGACCATTCCTGAACTGGCCATTTCAATCGGTGTATGGGCCACCGGCTTCTTGGTGTTGACCGCCCTGTTCAAGATCGCCGTATCGATCAAGGAAGAGGTTAGCGGTGTCGCCTAA